A single Actinomadura algeriensis DNA region contains:
- a CDS encoding acyl-CoA dehydrogenase family protein has protein sequence MSFSTFTLRPSYEDDPELHELVVSLRGHLAGELADYEREHGIDRTTRLTREVLEPVWRRSRELGFYGIHLPEEYGGRGISHTWLAALKEEIAAGGRTLGHSVLGEMGGPLRAGDIFRNATERQIKEYLLPVARGERACCFSLTEADAGSDVRAMRTTAVRDGDGYRLTGHKVFSTAGPFADFAIVIARMDGAENSYSAFFVDLDSPGCRVEDGATPMSGEHIEADVILDDCRVPAANLIGAEGEGMRIGLGRVTVNRLLHCPTLLGMARRAIELSLVRAQTRLVHGEPLLKLQAIQHKLADMATEYYAARSMTYGAIAALDAGVRPRLEAFMCKLYVAEAAFRILDEAVQIHGKEGLTQGSEVEYLFRKVRMFRVLTGTSEIQRNAIAKGLSMYAEVLAAGPEATSRG, from the coding sequence ATGAGCTTCTCGACCTTCACCCTGCGCCCGTCCTACGAGGACGACCCCGAGCTGCACGAGCTCGTCGTGTCGCTGCGCGGCCACCTCGCGGGCGAACTCGCCGACTACGAGCGCGAGCACGGCATCGACCGCACCACCCGGCTCACCCGCGAGGTCCTCGAACCGGTCTGGCGGCGCAGCCGCGAACTCGGCTTCTACGGGATCCACCTGCCGGAGGAGTACGGCGGCCGGGGCATCTCGCACACCTGGCTCGCCGCGCTCAAGGAGGAGATCGCGGCGGGCGGCCGGACCCTCGGGCACAGCGTGCTCGGCGAGATGGGCGGCCCGCTGCGCGCGGGCGACATCTTCCGCAACGCCACCGAACGGCAGATCAAGGAGTACCTGCTGCCGGTCGCGCGCGGCGAGCGGGCCTGCTGCTTCTCGCTCACCGAGGCAGACGCCGGCTCGGACGTCCGCGCCATGCGCACCACCGCGGTCCGCGACGGCGACGGCTACCGGCTCACCGGCCACAAGGTGTTCAGCACCGCCGGGCCGTTCGCCGACTTCGCGATCGTCATCGCCCGCATGGACGGCGCCGAGAACTCCTACTCGGCGTTCTTCGTCGACCTCGACAGTCCAGGCTGCCGCGTCGAGGACGGCGCCACCCCGATGTCGGGCGAGCACATCGAGGCCGACGTGATCCTGGACGACTGCCGCGTCCCCGCCGCGAACCTCATCGGCGCCGAGGGCGAGGGCATGCGGATCGGCCTCGGCCGCGTCACCGTCAACCGCCTCCTGCACTGCCCGACGCTGCTCGGCATGGCGCGCCGCGCGATCGAGCTGTCGCTCGTCCGCGCGCAGACCCGCCTCGTCCACGGCGAGCCGCTGCTGAAGCTGCAGGCCATCCAGCACAAGCTCGCCGACATGGCCACCGAGTACTACGCGGCCCGCTCGATGACCTACGGCGCGATCGCCGCGCTCGACGCGGGCGTCCGGCCCCGCCTCGAGGCGTTCATGTGCAAGCTGTACGTCGCCGAGGCCGCGTTCCGGATCCTCGACGAGGCCGTCCAGATCCACGGCAAGGAGGGCCTCACCCAGGGGTCGGAGGTCGAGTACCTGTTCCGGAAGGTCCGGATGTTCCGCGTGCTCACCGGCACCTCGGAGATCCAGCGCAACGCGATCGCGAAGGGCCTGTCGATGTACGCCGAGGTGCTCGCCGCCGGTCCGGAGGCTACGAGCCGAGGGTGA